A single genomic interval of Rhizobium leguminosarum bv. trifolii WSM1325 harbors:
- a CDS encoding PP-loop domain protein (PFAM: PP-loop domain protein~KEGG: ret:RHE_CH02310 hypothetical protein) → MNIAANIADDLETGEADTSGHALFADAPRSVSFNKLRKRLLRQVRQAFDDFDMLKGQKRWLVGLSGGKDSYGLLALLLDLKWRGLLPVELIACNLDQGQPNFPKHVLPDYLNKIGVRHRIEYRDTYSIVKEKVPEGATYCSLCSRLRRGNLYRVAREEGCDALVLGHHREDILETFFMNFFHGGRLASMPAKLLNDEGDLMVLRPLAYAAEDDLAKFAVAMQFPIIPCDLCGSQDGLQRNAMKDMLADIERRMPGRKDTMLRALSHVNPSHLLDPKLFDFSTLGVTDPS, encoded by the coding sequence ATGAATATCGCAGCCAACATCGCCGATGATTTGGAAACCGGCGAAGCCGACACCAGCGGCCATGCGCTGTTTGCCGATGCACCGCGCTCGGTCTCCTTCAACAAGCTGCGCAAGCGGCTGCTGCGGCAGGTGCGCCAGGCCTTCGACGATTTCGACATGCTGAAGGGCCAGAAGCGCTGGCTGGTCGGCCTTTCCGGTGGCAAGGACTCTTATGGGCTGTTGGCGCTGCTGCTCGATCTCAAATGGCGCGGCTTGCTGCCGGTCGAGCTCATCGCCTGCAATCTTGACCAGGGCCAGCCGAACTTTCCGAAACACGTTCTGCCGGATTATCTTAACAAGATCGGCGTCCGCCACCGGATCGAGTATCGCGACACCTATTCGATCGTGAAGGAGAAGGTGCCTGAAGGCGCCACCTATTGTTCGCTCTGTTCGCGGCTGCGGCGCGGCAATCTCTACCGTGTCGCGCGGGAAGAGGGTTGCGATGCGCTGGTGCTCGGCCATCACCGCGAGGACATTCTCGAAACCTTCTTCATGAATTTCTTCCATGGCGGCCGGCTCGCCTCGATGCCGGCGAAGCTTCTGAACGACGAGGGCGATCTGATGGTGCTCCGTCCGCTCGCCTATGCCGCTGAGGACGACCTCGCGAAGTTTGCCGTCGCTATGCAGTTTCCGATCATCCCCTGCGATCTCTGCGGCTCGCAGGACGGGCTGCAGCGCAATGCGATGAAGGATATGCTTGCCGATATCGAGCGGCGGATGCCGGGCCGCAAGGATACGATGCTGCGGGCGCTTTCGCATGTGAACCCGTCGCATCTGCTCGATCCGAAACTCTTCGACTTTTCCACCCTTGGTGTCACCGATCCTTCATGA
- a CDS encoding Glutaminase (PFAM: Glutaminase, core~KEGG: rec:RHECIAT_CH0002407 glutaminase protein), giving the protein MADLQATLDSIYADIQPRIGEGKVADYIPELAKVDPKQFGMAIVTVDGKVYRVGNADTAFSIQSISKVFMLTLALGKVGEGLWKRVGREPSGSAFNSIVQLEHESGIPRNPFINAGAIAVSDVVMAGHAPREAIGELLRFVRYLADDESITIDDKVARSETQTGYRNFALANFMRAYRNLDHPVDHVLGVYFHQCALSMSCEQLARAGLFLAARGSNPTTGHSVVSPKRARRINALMLTCGHYDGSGDFAYHVGLPGKSGVGGGIFAVAPGIASIAVWSPGLNKVGNSQLGAAALEMLAARTGWSVFGD; this is encoded by the coding sequence ATGGCAGATTTGCAGGCGACCCTCGATAGCATCTACGCCGATATCCAGCCGCGGATCGGCGAGGGCAAGGTGGCGGACTATATTCCGGAGCTCGCCAAGGTCGACCCGAAGCAGTTCGGCATGGCGATCGTCACCGTCGACGGCAAAGTCTATCGCGTCGGCAATGCCGATACCGCCTTCTCGATTCAGAGCATATCGAAGGTCTTCATGCTGACGCTGGCGCTCGGCAAGGTCGGCGAGGGGCTGTGGAAGCGGGTCGGGCGCGAACCCTCGGGATCGGCTTTCAACTCGATCGTCCAGTTGGAGCATGAGAGCGGCATCCCCCGCAACCCCTTCATCAATGCCGGCGCGATCGCCGTCAGCGACGTCGTCATGGCCGGCCATGCGCCGCGCGAGGCAATCGGCGAGCTGCTGCGCTTCGTGCGTTATCTCGCCGATGACGAGTCGATCACCATCGACGACAAGGTGGCGCGCTCGGAAACGCAGACGGGATACCGCAATTTCGCGCTTGCCAACTTCATGCGCGCCTACCGCAATCTCGACCATCCGGTCGACCACGTGCTCGGCGTCTATTTCCATCAATGCGCGCTGTCGATGAGCTGCGAGCAGCTCGCCCGCGCCGGGCTGTTCCTGGCGGCGCGCGGCAGCAATCCGACGACCGGCCATTCGGTGGTCTCGCCGAAGCGGGCGCGTCGCATCAATGCGCTGATGCTGACCTGCGGCCATTACGATGGCTCGGGTGACTTCGCCTATCATGTCGGCCTGCCCGGTAAGAGCGGCGTCGGCGGCGGCATTTTTGCGGTGGCGCCGGGCATTGCCTCGATCGCGGTGTGGTCGCCGGGGCTGAACAAGGTCGGCAATTCGCAGCTCGGCGCCGCGGCGCTGGAAATGCTCGCAGCCCGCACCGGCTGGTCGGTTTTCGGCGATTGA
- a CDS encoding conserved hypothetical conserved membrane protein (KEGG: rec:RHECIAT_CH0002412 hypothetical conserved membrane protein) — protein sequence MHLFSGFQFRDWLLANDPALSRLRMASRVTLTIAFSFLVLLAIQMFILPLPTAAFGLGIVLSIEGGVAVRDKGNARQLVTRLFGCAASLGVVAIAAGLEDHRFLSDLVFLVVIALASAGRVFGPRGFAIGMFAFTSYFMGSYFRPSLAELPDVAIGPVVSVLFGHLVRAVLLPDDWRRDLLRSLESVRGRINQILFKLAALAGGAEIGEADRQELRQLEDRLKEVVLMAETFIPRPAGGVFDATADPAAELAIRLFDAHLAAESAIVLSFQSPPPFALVHAVIEADAAELAPYSAMAEAIKDEPQGETVRALLWLGEARQQLTQAIGEGQVSGFAGIDAVRDTAQPEKIDFSFANPLLRSALQITLASAIAMGFGLLLSRERWFWAVLAAFLVFTNTNSRGDTAMKALSRSLGTVFGIAIGLLLATLISGQLAIAIPVAVICIFLAFYFLQVSYATMTFFISIVLCLVYGMTGVLTLDLLQLRIGETVIGAVAGTAVAFLVFPARTRGALDAALARWFQALEDLLNAIGEGSSGFELIALSQKIDACYRDVTVAAKPLGSSWSVVTRPGQIRQTLAIFLSCTYWARILAKSSTAPAEADDLKRLIASDLALMKDAAPRGSTCFFIERKASRTTGRHLPLSREGARLGLEMIGSALERLYPQADVLPFAAGEVIARSKQG from the coding sequence TTGCACTTGTTTTCCGGTTTTCAGTTCCGCGACTGGCTGCTTGCCAACGATCCGGCGCTATCGCGCCTGCGGATGGCCTCGCGGGTGACGCTGACGATCGCTTTCTCCTTTTTAGTCCTCCTCGCCATCCAGATGTTCATCCTGCCTTTGCCGACGGCGGCTTTCGGCCTTGGCATCGTGCTGTCGATCGAGGGCGGGGTGGCGGTTCGCGACAAGGGCAATGCGCGACAACTGGTGACGCGGCTCTTCGGTTGTGCCGCAAGCCTTGGCGTTGTCGCCATCGCGGCGGGCCTCGAAGATCACCGCTTTCTCTCCGATCTCGTCTTCCTGGTGGTGATCGCGCTCGCATCGGCGGGCCGCGTGTTCGGGCCGCGCGGTTTTGCGATCGGCATGTTCGCCTTCACCTCCTATTTCATGGGGTCTTATTTCCGGCCTTCTCTTGCCGAGCTGCCTGATGTGGCGATCGGCCCCGTCGTTTCGGTGCTCTTCGGGCATCTGGTGAGAGCCGTGCTCCTGCCGGACGATTGGCGGCGCGACCTGCTGCGGTCGCTCGAAAGCGTGCGCGGCCGGATCAATCAGATCCTCTTCAAGCTCGCCGCCCTTGCCGGTGGCGCCGAGATCGGCGAAGCCGACAGGCAGGAGCTGCGTCAGTTGGAAGACCGGCTGAAGGAAGTGGTACTGATGGCCGAAACCTTCATTCCACGCCCGGCCGGCGGGGTTTTCGATGCCACCGCCGATCCCGCCGCAGAGCTGGCAATCCGGCTCTTCGACGCGCATCTTGCTGCTGAGAGCGCGATCGTGCTGAGCTTCCAGAGCCCGCCGCCCTTCGCACTCGTCCATGCGGTGATCGAGGCGGATGCAGCCGAACTTGCACCCTATAGCGCCATGGCGGAAGCCATCAAGGACGAGCCGCAGGGCGAAACTGTGCGGGCGCTTCTCTGGCTCGGCGAGGCGCGGCAGCAGCTAACGCAGGCGATTGGCGAGGGGCAGGTCTCCGGCTTTGCCGGCATCGATGCCGTCAGGGACACTGCGCAGCCTGAAAAGATCGACTTTTCCTTTGCCAATCCGCTGCTGCGTTCGGCGCTGCAGATCACGCTCGCTTCGGCGATCGCCATGGGCTTCGGCCTGCTTCTGTCGCGCGAGCGCTGGTTCTGGGCGGTGCTGGCCGCCTTCCTCGTCTTCACCAATACCAATTCGCGCGGCGACACGGCGATGAAGGCGCTGTCGCGTTCGCTCGGCACGGTGTTCGGGATCGCCATCGGGCTCCTGTTGGCGACGCTGATTTCGGGGCAGCTGGCAATCGCCATTCCGGTTGCGGTCATCTGCATCTTCCTCGCCTTCTATTTCCTGCAGGTCTCCTATGCGACGATGACCTTCTTCATCTCGATCGTGCTCTGCCTGGTCTACGGCATGACCGGGGTGCTAACGCTCGACCTGCTGCAGCTGCGCATCGGCGAGACCGTGATCGGCGCGGTGGCCGGAACGGCGGTCGCCTTCCTCGTCTTTCCGGCGCGCACGCGGGGTGCGCTCGATGCTGCACTTGCCCGCTGGTTCCAGGCGCTGGAGGACCTGCTGAACGCGATCGGTGAGGGCAGTAGCGGCTTCGAGCTGATCGCCCTGTCGCAGAAGATCGATGCCTGCTACCGCGACGTGACGGTGGCCGCGAAGCCGCTCGGCTCGTCCTGGTCGGTGGTGACGCGGCCGGGCCAGATCCGCCAGACGCTGGCGATCTTCCTTTCCTGCACCTACTGGGCGCGCATCCTGGCGAAGAGTTCCACAGCGCCGGCCGAGGCCGACGACCTGAAGAGGCTGATCGCGTCGGATCTGGCGCTGATGAAGGATGCGGCCCCGCGCGGCTCGACCTGTTTCTTCATTGAGCGCAAGGCGTCGCGGACGACAGGGCGGCACCTGCCGCTGTCGCGCGAGGGCGCGAGACTGGGGCTCGAAATGATCGGTTCTGCGCTGGAAAGGCTTTATCCGCAGGCTGACGTCTTGCCGTTTGCAGCGGGCGAGGTTATTGCGCGCTCGAAACAGGGATAG
- a CDS encoding AAA ATPase (SMART: AAA ATPase~KEGG: ret:RHE_CH02313 hypothetical protein): MQVGIDMGLASGAPATLDIEELLATRLLVQGNSGSGKSHLLRRLLEQSAQWVQQVIIDPEGDFVTLSDRFGHVVVDGERTEAELAGIANRIRQHRVSCVLTLEGLDLEDQMRAAAAFLNGMFDADREYWYPVLVVVDEAQMFAPSVGGDVSEDARKMSLGAMTNLMCRGRKRGLAGVIATQRLAKLAKNVAAEASNFLMGRTFLDIDMARAADLLGMDRRQAEMFRDLKRGNFVALGPALSRRPLPIQIGAVETSARSSSPKLMPLPDAPQDVEDLIFTPDPEEFQRPLVRRAPPAPRPTTDILAELSRSTPAASAVPAEARASQVEVSAEEREERLAGVLAEILDDPASAFRTDSVLYQDFLVRLRMRRVPGPPIALPDFRRRVAISRSGVDAATAATDAWATALSLSSGVTDDLQGVFLMLAKAAVCGEPCPSDARIARAYGTHSARRARRLLGYFEEQGIIVVHADFSGKRIVAFPDMDCQTAPGDANAPDAGGDPRLAAE; encoded by the coding sequence GTGCAGGTTGGCATCGATATGGGATTGGCGTCCGGCGCTCCGGCGACGCTCGATATCGAGGAGCTGCTGGCGACACGTCTGCTCGTGCAGGGCAATTCCGGCTCCGGAAAATCGCATCTTCTGCGCCGTCTGCTCGAGCAATCGGCGCAATGGGTGCAGCAGGTCATCATCGATCCCGAGGGTGATTTCGTCACGCTCAGCGACAGGTTCGGCCACGTCGTCGTCGACGGTGAGCGCACAGAGGCGGAGTTGGCGGGCATTGCCAACCGCATCCGTCAGCATCGCGTTTCCTGCGTGCTGACGCTCGAAGGCCTCGATCTCGAAGACCAGATGCGCGCCGCCGCCGCCTTCCTCAACGGCATGTTCGATGCCGATCGCGAATACTGGTATCCGGTTCTCGTCGTGGTCGACGAGGCGCAGATGTTTGCGCCGTCGGTCGGTGGCGATGTCTCGGAAGATGCGCGCAAGATGTCGCTCGGCGCGATGACCAATCTGATGTGCCGCGGCCGCAAGCGCGGCCTTGCCGGCGTGATCGCGACGCAGCGGCTTGCCAAGCTCGCCAAGAACGTTGCGGCTGAGGCCTCGAACTTCCTGATGGGCCGCACCTTCCTCGATATCGACATGGCGCGCGCCGCCGACCTGCTCGGTATGGACCGGCGCCAGGCCGAGATGTTCCGCGACCTGAAGCGCGGCAATTTCGTCGCTCTCGGACCCGCGCTGTCGCGCCGGCCGCTGCCGATCCAGATCGGCGCGGTGGAGACCTCGGCGCGCTCCTCCAGCCCGAAACTGATGCCGCTGCCGGATGCGCCGCAGGATGTCGAAGACCTGATCTTCACGCCCGATCCGGAGGAATTCCAACGCCCGCTGGTGCGCCGCGCCCCGCCGGCGCCACGGCCGACGACCGATATTCTGGCCGAACTCTCGCGCTCAACGCCGGCTGCATCGGCCGTACCTGCGGAGGCGAGGGCGAGCCAGGTGGAAGTCTCCGCCGAGGAGCGGGAGGAGCGCCTTGCAGGTGTGCTGGCCGAGATACTGGACGATCCGGCATCCGCCTTCCGCACCGATTCGGTGCTCTACCAGGACTTTCTGGTAAGGCTGCGCATGCGTCGCGTGCCGGGACCGCCGATCGCGCTGCCGGATTTCCGCCGGCGCGTGGCGATCTCGCGCTCTGGCGTCGATGCGGCAACGGCCGCAACCGATGCCTGGGCGACGGCGCTGTCGCTGTCTTCAGGTGTCACCGACGACCTGCAGGGCGTCTTCCTGATGCTCGCCAAGGCCGCCGTCTGCGGCGAGCCGTGCCCGTCGGACGCCCGCATCGCCCGTGCCTATGGCACCCATTCCGCCCGCCGTGCGCGGCGCCTGCTCGGCTATTTCGAGGAGCAGGGCATCATCGTCGTGCACGCCGATTTTTCCGGCAAGCGTATCGTCGCTTTCCCTGATATGGACTGCCAGACGGCGCCGGGCGACGCCAACGCACCTGATGCTGGCGGGGACCCACGGCTGGCGGCGGAATAG
- a CDS encoding major facilitator superfamily MFS_1 (PFAM: major facilitator superfamily MFS_1~KEGG: scl:sce4003 major facilitator superfamily permease), whose protein sequence is MPLQRLVMLIFFLQPIAFGAWLPRIPDIQAKLELGTADLAVALLGLPIGTLITLPFAGRLVSRIGGRMAIIYGFIFFLAVVSLPAFAPSVMLLFFALIVVGVALSTVELGMNVEADVTEKATGLIIMSRCHGFWSFGIMAGSLIGVGAIALGLSPHWSILITAIVILPAALIASLRLPKLPESHHAENSQAMTGFKLPSLALLGICAFVFGVTMTEGAIADWSAVYLRDVMNAEGAQTGLGYSVFAFMVAAGRFSGDYMKGRFGAVAIARGCGIASLAGMLVVLLAPATPLALLGFAAVGVGVSVGFPLAVTAVASLTDRPPASSVATLSFAALTGFLIGPPIIGFLGELLGLRAGLAVLLAPLFVSLLCTRLLIPTQKDMAGDLVEREAV, encoded by the coding sequence GTGCCGCTGCAAAGACTTGTCATGCTGATCTTCTTTCTGCAGCCGATAGCCTTTGGCGCCTGGTTGCCGCGCATTCCTGATATCCAGGCGAAGCTTGAACTCGGCACCGCCGATCTCGCCGTCGCACTTCTGGGGTTGCCGATCGGCACGCTGATCACCCTGCCGTTTGCCGGCCGCCTCGTCTCGCGCATCGGCGGGCGCATGGCGATCATCTATGGTTTCATCTTCTTTCTTGCCGTGGTTTCGCTTCCAGCCTTCGCCCCCAGCGTCATGCTTCTATTCTTCGCCTTGATTGTCGTTGGGGTTGCGCTTTCGACGGTGGAACTCGGCATGAATGTCGAGGCCGATGTGACGGAGAAGGCGACGGGGCTGATCATCATGAGCCGCTGCCACGGCTTCTGGAGTTTCGGTATCATGGCCGGCAGCCTGATCGGCGTTGGTGCCATAGCCCTCGGGCTTTCGCCGCACTGGTCGATCCTGATCACGGCGATCGTTATCCTGCCGGCTGCGCTGATTGCCAGCCTGCGCCTGCCGAAATTGCCGGAAAGTCACCATGCGGAGAATTCGCAGGCAATGACCGGCTTCAAGCTGCCCAGTCTTGCTCTGCTCGGGATTTGCGCCTTCGTCTTCGGCGTGACGATGACCGAAGGTGCGATCGCCGATTGGTCGGCGGTCTACCTCCGCGATGTCATGAATGCAGAAGGCGCACAAACCGGCCTCGGTTATTCGGTTTTCGCTTTCATGGTTGCGGCGGGGCGCTTCAGCGGTGATTACATGAAAGGCCGTTTCGGCGCGGTTGCCATTGCCCGTGGCTGCGGCATCGCCTCGCTTGCCGGTATGCTCGTCGTTCTCCTTGCACCGGCGACGCCGCTTGCGCTACTCGGCTTTGCCGCAGTCGGTGTCGGCGTCTCGGTCGGGTTTCCGCTTGCGGTGACGGCCGTCGCTTCGCTGACTGATCGCCCGCCCGCTTCAAGCGTTGCGACGCTTTCCTTCGCAGCCCTGACCGGTTTTCTCATCGGGCCGCCGATCATCGGCTTTCTCGGCGAACTCCTGGGCTTGCGCGCGGGGCTTGCGGTCTTGCTGGCGCCGCTTTTCGTCAGCCTGCTCTGCACACGTTTGCTGATTCCGACGCAGAAGGACATGGCGGGCGACCTCGTCGAGCGCGAGGCGGTGTGA
- a CDS encoding glutamate racemase (KEGG: ret:RHE_CH02314 glutamate racemase~TIGRFAM: glutamate racemase~PFAM: Asp/Glu/hydantoin racemase): protein MTAPTHELKPVLVFDSGIGGLTVLREVRVLMPERGFIYVADDAGFPYGGWEEQALKERVIGLFGRLLEEHDPEVCIIACNTAFTLVGADLRAAFPQMTFVGTVPAIKPAAERTRSGLVSVLATPGTVKRAYTRDLIQSFAQQCHVRLVGSENLARMAEAYIRGDAVSDEAVLTEIDQCFVEKEGRKTDIVVLACTHYPFMANLFRRLAPWPVDWLDPAEAIARRARTLVPQIADAVHPDNFDFAVFTSGNPDFATRRLMQGFGLSMR from the coding sequence ATGACAGCGCCGACGCATGAGCTGAAACCCGTCCTCGTCTTCGATTCCGGCATCGGCGGGCTGACCGTGCTGCGCGAGGTGCGCGTGCTGATGCCGGAACGCGGCTTCATCTATGTGGCCGACGATGCCGGCTTTCCCTATGGCGGCTGGGAGGAACAGGCGCTGAAGGAGCGGGTGATCGGGCTTTTCGGCCGGCTGCTCGAGGAGCACGATCCCGAAGTCTGCATCATCGCCTGCAACACCGCCTTCACGCTTGTTGGTGCCGATCTCCGCGCCGCCTTTCCTCAGATGACCTTCGTCGGCACCGTGCCGGCGATCAAACCGGCGGCGGAGCGCACGCGCTCCGGCCTGGTCTCGGTGCTCGCGACGCCGGGCACGGTCAAGCGCGCCTATACGCGCGATCTCATCCAGTCCTTTGCGCAGCAATGTCATGTGCGGCTCGTCGGCTCGGAAAACTTGGCGCGCATGGCGGAGGCCTATATCCGGGGCGACGCGGTTTCCGATGAGGCGGTGCTGACCGAGATCGACCAATGTTTCGTCGAGAAGGAAGGCCGCAAGACCGATATCGTCGTGCTCGCCTGCACGCATTATCCCTTCATGGCCAATCTATTCCGCAGACTGGCGCCTTGGCCGGTGGACTGGCTGGATCCGGCAGAAGCCATTGCCCGGCGGGCGCGCACACTCGTTCCGCAGATCGCCGATGCCGTTCACCCCGATAATTTCGACTTTGCCGTTTTTACATCCGGCAATCCCGACTTTGCGACGCGCCGGCTGATGCAGGGTTTCGGTCTCAGCATGCGATAA
- a CDS encoding RNA methyltransferase, TrmH family, group 1 (TIGRFAM: RNA methyltransferase, TrmH family, group 1~PFAM: tRNA/rRNA methyltransferase (SpoU)~KEGG: ret:RHE_CH02315 tRNA/rRNA methyltransferase protein), which yields MAGTNSERQLLAEGPAIILVEPQMGENIGMVARAMANFGLAELRLVNPRDGWPNEKALATASKADHVIEATKVYDTLEQAVADLNFVYATTARERDGYKPVRSPVIAAETLRARFRAGEGTGILFGRERWGLTNEEVALADEIVTFPVNPAFASLNIAQAVLLMSYEWMKSGMEDLGAVPFQAMGQTPSTKDQLFGLFDQLEEALDARGYFHPAGKKPKMVDNLRAVLSRRAFTEQEISVLRGVISSLDRFSRKSPRGGRFPTAAKETPPDDSADA from the coding sequence ATGGCAGGCACGAACAGCGAGCGTCAACTTCTGGCCGAAGGGCCGGCCATCATTCTGGTCGAGCCGCAGATGGGCGAGAATATCGGCATGGTGGCGCGCGCCATGGCGAATTTCGGCCTTGCTGAACTGCGCCTCGTCAATCCGCGCGACGGCTGGCCGAACGAGAAAGCCCTGGCGACCGCCTCCAAGGCCGATCACGTCATCGAGGCGACCAAGGTCTACGATACGCTGGAACAGGCGGTCGCCGACCTCAATTTCGTCTATGCGACGACGGCGCGCGAGCGCGACGGCTACAAACCGGTGCGTTCGCCGGTCATTGCCGCCGAGACGCTCCGGGCGAGGTTTCGTGCCGGCGAGGGAACCGGAATCCTCTTTGGGCGCGAGCGCTGGGGGCTGACCAACGAGGAGGTGGCGCTTGCAGACGAGATCGTCACTTTCCCCGTCAATCCGGCCTTTGCTTCGCTGAACATCGCCCAGGCAGTGCTGCTGATGTCCTATGAGTGGATGAAATCAGGCATGGAGGATCTCGGCGCGGTGCCCTTCCAGGCAATGGGGCAGACGCCCTCGACCAAGGACCAGCTGTTCGGCCTGTTCGACCAGCTGGAGGAGGCGCTCGATGCGCGTGGTTATTTCCACCCTGCCGGGAAAAAGCCAAAAATGGTCGACAATCTCCGTGCCGTACTCTCCCGCCGGGCCTTCACGGAGCAGGAAATCAGCGTGCTGCGCGGCGTCATCTCCTCCCTCGACCGCTTCTCGCGCAAGAGCCCGCGCGGCGGCCGGTTCCCGACAGCGGCCAAGGAAACACCGCCCGATGACAGCGCCGACGCATGA
- a CDS encoding ribosomal protein S4 (KEGG: rec:RHECIAT_CH0002408 30S ribosomal protein S4~TIGRFAM: ribosomal protein S4~PFAM: RNA-binding S4 domain protein; ribosomal protein S4~SMART: RNA-binding S4 domain protein), with amino-acid sequence MSKRESSKYKIDRRMGENIWGRPKSPVNRREYGPGQHGQRRKGKLSDFGVQLRAKQKLKGYYGDLREKQFRAIFAEADRRKGDTSENLIGLLESRLDAIVYRAKFVPTVFAARQFVNHGHVSVNGVRVNIGSYRCKAGDVIEVREKSKQLVIVLEAVSLAERDVPDYIEVDHSKMVATFGRVPTLSDVPFPVVMEPHLVVEFYSR; translated from the coding sequence ATGAGCAAGCGCGAATCGTCCAAGTACAAAATTGACCGCCGTATGGGCGAAAACATCTGGGGCCGTCCGAAGTCCCCGGTAAACCGCCGCGAATACGGCCCGGGCCAGCACGGCCAGCGCCGCAAGGGCAAGCTTTCGGACTTCGGTGTGCAGCTGCGCGCCAAGCAGAAGCTCAAGGGCTACTACGGTGACCTGCGCGAAAAGCAGTTCCGCGCGATCTTCGCCGAAGCCGACCGCCGCAAGGGCGACACTTCTGAAAATCTGATCGGCCTGCTGGAATCGCGCCTCGACGCAATCGTCTATCGCGCCAAGTTCGTTCCGACGGTCTTTGCTGCCCGCCAGTTCGTCAACCATGGCCACGTCTCGGTCAACGGTGTGCGCGTCAACATCGGTTCCTACCGTTGCAAGGCCGGCGATGTCATCGAAGTTCGCGAAAAGTCGAAGCAGCTGGTGATCGTTCTGGAAGCCGTCAGCCTCGCAGAGCGCGACGTTCCTGATTACATCGAAGTCGATCACAGCAAGATGGTCGCAACCTTCGGCCGCGTTCCGACGCTCAGCGACGTTCCGTTCCCGGTCGTCATGGAACCGCATCTGGTCGTCGAATTCTACTCGCGTTAA
- a CDS encoding inositol monophosphatase (PFAM: inositol monophosphatase~KEGG: rec:RHECIAT_CH0002405 putative inositol monophosphatase protein), translating to MTISDQDILFLGDCVREAAQAEIMPRFRNLGAADVSEKTSAIDLVTQADLLAEHRITAALRERFPAALVVGEEAYDADRSVVPALADAELAFVIDPVDGTFNFAAGLPVFGTMLAVTVRGETVAGIIHDPVLGDTVTAIRGAGAFLTRRDGQSTKLKVAEPASLNQMVGGLSWSHMDEPDRARICANMAKIRMTFAFNCSAYEYWMVASGKLHFIGHAKLMPWDHLAGVLAHQEAGGHTAKFDGTPYRPGETVGGIISAPDKESWQLIRREIVGI from the coding sequence ATGACTATTTCAGATCAGGATATTCTCTTTCTCGGCGATTGCGTCAGAGAGGCGGCGCAAGCCGAGATCATGCCGCGTTTCCGCAATCTCGGCGCTGCCGATGTTTCGGAGAAGACTTCGGCAATCGATCTGGTGACGCAAGCGGATCTGCTTGCCGAACACCGGATCACCGCGGCGCTGAGAGAGCGCTTTCCCGCAGCACTCGTCGTCGGCGAGGAGGCTTATGACGCCGACCGGTCTGTCGTGCCGGCACTTGCCGATGCCGAGCTCGCCTTCGTCATCGACCCTGTCGACGGGACGTTCAATTTCGCCGCCGGGCTTCCTGTCTTCGGGACCATGTTGGCGGTGACCGTCCGGGGCGAGACGGTCGCCGGCATCATTCACGATCCTGTTCTCGGTGACACGGTGACCGCGATCAGGGGGGCAGGCGCCTTTCTGACGCGTCGGGACGGGCAGTCGACAAAGCTGAAAGTCGCTGAGCCTGCTAGCCTGAACCAGATGGTCGGTGGCCTGTCATGGAGCCACATGGACGAACCGGATCGCGCGCGTATCTGCGCCAACATGGCGAAGATCCGGATGACCTTCGCCTTCAACTGCTCGGCCTACGAATATTGGATGGTCGCCTCCGGCAAGCTGCATTTCATCGGCCATGCGAAGCTGATGCCTTGGGATCACCTGGCCGGGGTGCTCGCGCATCAGGAGGCCGGCGGCCATACGGCGAAATTCGACGGCACGCCCTATCGCCCCGGCGAGACCGTGGGCGGTATCATCTCCGCGCCCGACAAGGAGAGCTGGCAGCTCATCCGGCGCGAGATCGTCGGCATCTGA